Below is a genomic region from Coleofasciculus sp. FACHB-1120.
TCAGGATGGAGTAGACCTCGGTGTTCGCGAAACTTCTTTAAATTACAAAAATTTTCCCCAAGAGTGCCTTTATAGCTTAGAGCAGGTATTAGACTCTTCGTTTTTCCCAGGTGAAAAAATTGAGTCAGACTCCAACTGGGATGGTAACTAAATATAAATTGAAAGGACGCGATCGCTCCTTAATAGCTAGCAGTCGGGTTTCATCTGCTAGCTACTTATATGAATTCATTTTTGACACTTCCACTTGGCGCATAAGCCAGAATTGTGGTGCAGTATATTGTGTAACAGGACAAAGCTGCACCCGGTATAGGGGCGGCAGAGTACCGAAAAGGAGCAAAAATGGATACCATATCTTCATCCGATGTCCGCTGGTGCGTCGTTGAGAAACTCTACTCGCGCCTGCAACGCCTCGCCCCTGGGACTAGAGAGTACGAAATTACCGATCGCGCAATCTCCCTGGCTTTAAATTCGGGTCGCCAGTCAAGGAGTGTTGAATTTCTTTTTCACGATGTTTTGCGTAACGCACAGCACAGCATACTCCGAACTTATGCTCGCAGAGTCGTTTTTCTCAAAAATTTTACAGCCTACTCTGCACAAGCCTTAGACAGTATCAACGAAAAGACACCCGAAGCCAACTGCATTGCAAGTGAGATGGAGGACAAGATTCGGGAGGCTTTGGCGCAGAATGGTTCTGAGCTAATTAACTGCTTTGATGGAATGCTCGTTGGCGAGAGTATTGCTGAGACTGCTGCACGATGTGGAATTTCGCGCAGGAGTGTAGACCGGGCACGGCAGAAAATACGTGAGATTTCTCGGAGCTTCTTTTTCCCTCAAGAGGAGGCATGATGGCAGGGCTAATTCTGCTTTTGATAGGGACACTGATGCTACTGCGACCTGCTTTAGGTGATCGCTAGGCAGCAACAGCTAGAACGCTAATTCGTGAAGTTTGATAACAAGACGCACGCTTAGGTGCGCCAAAAATCCTCAAAGGAGAATGAAATGGCAATAACGACAACGGATATATCCAAAACGACAAAGCGGATTCCGGTGGTTCTCAGTGGTCACGCTCTCAGGTCTCTGCGTGACTCCGGCTATAGTCTTGCGGCGGCATTAGGAGAGGTGATTGACAACAGTCTCGAAGCCGATGCAAACAACATTTTGCTACGCCTAGAGGAGACGCAGGATAAGCATGGCAAGAAGCACATCCATCGGATTGTTGTTGTTGATGACGGAAGTGGCATGGGCACCGAGATACTTCCGTACTACTTGCAAGTTGGGTTCTCCACCAGGTATATGCAAAAGGACACCATTGGGAAGTACGGTGTGGGTGCCAAGCTTGCGGCACTGAACTACGGGCGTCGAATTGATGTGTGGAGCCGGACGCGAGAGGAGGAGCCTTGGCAGCACGTCTATTTTGATTTAGATGATGCTATTGAACAGGAAGAGAAAGGTGAAGTGGTAGGCATTGAGATGCCAAACCAGGAACCTGTTCCTGATGAGCTAGTTTCATTGCTGCCTAATGACTCCGGGACTGTGGTCGTCTGGTCGAAGGTTGACCGTCTTGAAGAGGGACGGCGAGCGCCCGACGCTAAGACTCTGCGGGTTGAAGTTGAGAAAGAACTTTCTCGTATGTTTCGTTATTTCCTTCATGGTGGCATTAAGATTTCCGTCAACGATACAAAGCTCCTTCCTTACGATCCACTGTTTCTTATGGAAGGAACCTGGACAGATAAAGAGCTCACAAAATACTACTCTCGTATTAGCAAAGCTAACGAGCAAGAGAGTCAAGATAATTACCAATCGAGCCGTAAAACACACTTTCCCGCTCTAATTATTGCTAATAAGGAGCGGATCGAGATCGGAGGATCTATAGCAGAACTCACCGTAACAGTTTACCCAAAAGAGGTGGCGCGGGAACCAGGTACAGGCGGAGATGAACTTGCTAAAAAGCTTCGAGTAGTAGATAACGGAGGATGTATCAGCTTTGTGCGGCTTGAGCGCGAAATTAACTACACGAATGTACCGAGGATATTCCCAAGAGGTGTGCAGACAGAAGATCGCTTCCTGGGTATTGAAGTAGCCTTTAAGCCTGAGCTTGACGACTATTTTGGCGTTCGGAACGTAAAGCGGGGTGTCGAACCGCATGATGAACTCCGAGCCAAAATGTTTGATCTTCTCAAGAAGTATGTTGCTGAGGCTCGTGCAAAGCTTGATGACATAAGGGGCGAGGCAGCAAGAGATAATCAAACGCATCAGGGTGAACACACTCCCCTTGTTAAGGCTAGCAAAAAGGCAAATCGTACCCTTCCCAAAAGCCGCGCTAAGGGGCCCGACGATCGGGTAGAGCAGGAGCGTGTAAAACTTGACTTAGCTAAAGATGTAATTGGGAATGACAAGAAGGCGCAGGAGGAATATCTAGAGTCGATTAAGGATCTCCCCTTTGTGATTGAGTCAGTAGATTTCCCTGGTCACACGTTCATCGACATCCAACATCTAAACGGTCAGGTTATTATCCGGCTCAACACTCGGCATCGGTTCTATCGGGAAATGTGGGAACCGATCCGGTCTATCGCTCAACGCACACCAGGAGGCGTATCCGGCGATGAGGCTGTTCGAGCTGCAAAAAGGACAATCGAGGCTTTGACCCTCCTGATAATTGCATACGGCAAGGCGGAATCAATGGACGAAAATCCTCGTGAACGCTACGGAGACCTGCGGATGTACTGGGGCCAGTTCTCAGACTCTTTAATTGGAAAGGTCAAGGATGTGATTTAGACTTGTCACCTTCAATAAAGTAGCCCTACTGAGAAATCAGCATCAGCTACCTTACAGCCAAAGGATCGCTCCTTGTCCAAATTGTGGGGGCGATCCATTATTGCTAATAGATTTTACCTCCCGGTCATATCTCTTTGCTTTCTTTGTTAAGGGAGGATAGTTTCATGCGCCGACTCTCATAAGAAATCGGGATTAAGGCTGGGGCTTTACTTTTAGCATTGCTGTCTTTCAAACTTTCAACAACTTTGGATAGTTGTGCGCTCGCGTAGCTCCACCACTTGCACCAGTATGATTAAGGCGCGATCGCACGATTTTATCTCAAACCACCCGGTTCTGACGAATGCACTCTGCATACCAATTGAAGCTGGCTTTGGGAATGCGTTGTTGTGTCTTGTAATCGATATAGGTAATTCCAAAGCGGCGACTATAACCGTAAGGCCACTCAAAGTTATCCATGAAACTCCAAAGGAAGTAACCTTTCAGGGGA
It encodes:
- a CDS encoding ATP-binding protein, with product MAITTTDISKTTKRIPVVLSGHALRSLRDSGYSLAAALGEVIDNSLEADANNILLRLEETQDKHGKKHIHRIVVVDDGSGMGTEILPYYLQVGFSTRYMQKDTIGKYGVGAKLAALNYGRRIDVWSRTREEEPWQHVYFDLDDAIEQEEKGEVVGIEMPNQEPVPDELVSLLPNDSGTVVVWSKVDRLEEGRRAPDAKTLRVEVEKELSRMFRYFLHGGIKISVNDTKLLPYDPLFLMEGTWTDKELTKYYSRISKANEQESQDNYQSSRKTHFPALIIANKERIEIGGSIAELTVTVYPKEVAREPGTGGDELAKKLRVVDNGGCISFVRLEREINYTNVPRIFPRGVQTEDRFLGIEVAFKPELDDYFGVRNVKRGVEPHDELRAKMFDLLKKYVAEARAKLDDIRGEAARDNQTHQGEHTPLVKASKKANRTLPKSRAKGPDDRVEQERVKLDLAKDVIGNDKKAQEEYLESIKDLPFVIESVDFPGHTFIDIQHLNGQVIIRLNTRHRFYREMWEPIRSIAQRTPGGVSGDEAVRAAKRTIEALTLLIIAYGKAESMDENPRERYGDLRMYWGQFSDSLIGKVKDVI